The following proteins come from a genomic window of Legionella cherrii:
- a CDS encoding amino acid adenylation domain-containing protein translates to MANKKIIHALFEEYARHFPNYIAALKGNEKLTYGELNQRANQLAHYLQSSGLKPDTPVALCLDRSFDFLITLLAILKAGGAYLPLDASQPKERLLFLLHDSQAPILITQSRFTDSFASYQGTVILLNADNNKINQQPIDNLPPTNTPEHLAYIIYTSGSTGAPKGVLIEHRSVVNYCKWFADYTQCKPQQRIDFSANPIFDMSVTSTIVPLMLGLTVVLCEDVIKKEVRSYLHYLAKSRINIIKSTPSYFKVLVQEAKNNFVTLPQLRSIILGGENLSAAECQSWLKLYPKHVLYNEYGPTETTVAVSTYKISILNCADLDTNVPIGKAGPNMNCLILDTKGQPVRDGEPGELHIGGACLARGYLNQPQLTQRQFITYNQTRLYKTGDLCKKRSDGVIEYLGRIDEQVKIRGYRIEPGEIQKYLLTQPDIKEAVLLTQKDSFGEQRLVAYYILKNDDSALNANQIRQFLQIYLPEFMIPSVFVRVESFPLTANGKLDKSALPLPSLIASHDYVEPSTALEKKLAQIWSEELGIPLIGIHDDFFDLGGHSLSAARIIAKINGDLNRSISIHDFYKAANIAKLIPIIKNTKKNKKKRTNKQPDYHKLINIPLSDFQFLLWMSYTFEPKAQKLNIVARKRLSGRLNEKALEFAFQAVLKKHEALTFQILKLKPAQKKQKKYLFQLSINDFTSLPRQQCERELQESMTQLINLYPWPRKNPLIIGKLFYINEHESELQICTPHLISDDHCIDILFTELSQFYQLYNQVTLDQIEIDTRFKEHIFSERTAMKMHSEEDIPFWEEYLKDASLFTFPEEHVIHDMQTTNIPYSTYSVISKDLINHLKLFCERNHISINNTLCAVIALALRNCCGSYTSETPSTYINIIQSTRDNPIYDNTIGCFLRVEPTKISLDDKATLTSLSQQIRNAIIDTSNYQYCSNLVKLCSISSFKPNKVETFFTQLVTPIYTKLLKIPSIYRKILQRCGSRMISFKRNTKFLVNLNIRGNFVETSDRNLELFGLNTKQIKNNNDDLLAINYIFEASFIRDDNQNLHYLVISANLNPTFREKIVQEVIQIMESIVFENNSRELMLKHEHVEQFF, encoded by the coding sequence ATGGCTAATAAAAAAATAATACATGCCTTATTTGAAGAATATGCGCGCCACTTCCCTAATTATATCGCTGCGCTAAAAGGGAATGAAAAACTGACTTATGGCGAACTTAATCAAAGAGCCAATCAACTCGCTCATTATTTACAAAGCTCAGGTTTAAAGCCAGACACTCCCGTTGCACTCTGTTTGGACCGTTCATTTGATTTTCTAATAACGCTTCTTGCTATTTTAAAAGCAGGCGGAGCATATCTGCCTTTAGACGCATCTCAACCCAAAGAACGCTTATTATTTTTACTTCATGATAGCCAAGCACCAATTTTAATCACACAATCTAGGTTTACTGATTCATTTGCCTCCTACCAGGGAACAGTAATTCTCTTGAATGCGGATAATAATAAGATTAATCAACAGCCAATAGATAACCTCCCCCCCACAAATACTCCTGAACATTTAGCCTATATCATTTATACATCTGGCTCCACAGGCGCTCCAAAAGGCGTGCTCATTGAACATCGTTCTGTGGTGAATTATTGCAAATGGTTTGCTGATTATACTCAGTGTAAACCTCAGCAACGAATTGATTTTTCTGCCAATCCTATCTTCGATATGTCAGTCACTTCGACTATTGTTCCTCTAATGCTTGGATTAACAGTTGTTCTTTGCGAGGATGTGATTAAGAAAGAAGTACGGTCTTATCTGCATTATTTAGCAAAATCGCGCATTAACATCATAAAATCGACTCCAAGTTATTTTAAGGTACTTGTGCAAGAAGCAAAAAATAACTTCGTTACCTTACCCCAATTACGCTCGATTATCCTTGGTGGAGAAAACTTGTCTGCTGCTGAATGCCAATCTTGGCTTAAGCTCTACCCTAAACATGTTTTATATAACGAATACGGACCAACAGAAACTACTGTAGCAGTTTCGACTTATAAAATAAGTATTTTAAACTGCGCCGATTTAGATACCAATGTGCCTATTGGGAAAGCAGGTCCCAATATGAATTGCTTGATTCTTGATACTAAAGGTCAGCCTGTTCGAGATGGAGAACCAGGCGAATTACATATCGGTGGCGCATGTCTGGCTCGTGGTTACTTAAATCAACCCCAATTAACGCAACGACAATTTATTACCTACAATCAAACCCGTTTATATAAAACAGGAGACTTATGCAAGAAACGTTCAGATGGAGTAATTGAGTATTTAGGGCGAATCGATGAGCAAGTCAAAATACGTGGATATCGTATTGAACCGGGTGAAATACAAAAATACCTGCTTACCCAACCTGATATTAAAGAAGCAGTGTTACTGACTCAAAAAGATTCTTTTGGTGAACAACGATTAGTAGCCTATTACATCCTAAAAAACGATGATAGCGCCCTAAATGCAAATCAAATACGACAATTTTTACAAATATATTTACCTGAATTCATGATTCCCTCAGTTTTTGTAAGGGTTGAGTCCTTCCCTCTAACCGCTAATGGTAAATTAGATAAATCAGCCTTACCTTTACCCTCATTAATTGCCAGTCATGACTATGTTGAACCCAGTACTGCCTTAGAGAAAAAACTTGCACAAATTTGGTCAGAAGAATTAGGAATTCCCCTCATCGGTATTCATGATGATTTTTTTGATTTAGGAGGACACTCTTTATCAGCAGCACGTATCATTGCGAAAATAAATGGAGATTTAAATAGAAGCATCAGCATCCATGACTTTTATAAAGCCGCAAATATTGCCAAACTAATCCCAATTATCAAAAATACCAAAAAAAATAAGAAAAAACGCACAAATAAGCAACCTGACTATCATAAACTAATCAACATTCCTCTCAGTGATTTTCAGTTTTTACTCTGGATGTCCTACACATTTGAGCCTAAAGCACAAAAACTAAATATTGTCGCGAGAAAGAGGCTAAGTGGTCGTTTAAATGAAAAAGCTTTAGAATTTGCTTTTCAAGCGGTTTTAAAAAAACATGAAGCATTAACTTTTCAGATATTAAAATTAAAACCAGCACAAAAAAAACAAAAAAAATATTTGTTTCAATTGAGTATTAATGATTTCACATCACTTCCTAGGCAACAATGTGAACGTGAATTACAGGAATCAATGACCCAACTCATCAATTTATATCCATGGCCTAGAAAGAACCCGTTAATCATTGGCAAATTATTTTACATAAATGAGCATGAATCAGAACTGCAAATTTGCACTCCGCACCTCATTTCTGATGATCATTGTATCGATATTTTATTTACTGAATTATCTCAATTTTATCAACTTTATAATCAAGTAACACTTGATCAAATTGAAATTGATACGCGTTTTAAAGAACATATTTTTAGTGAACGAACTGCAATGAAAATGCATTCGGAGGAAGATATTCCATTTTGGGAAGAATATTTGAAAGATGCCAGCTTATTTACTTTTCCCGAAGAGCATGTAATTCATGACATGCAGACTACAAATATTCCTTACTCAACTTATTCAGTAATATCCAAGGACTTAATCAATCATCTCAAACTTTTTTGTGAACGTAACCACATCAGCATTAATAATACATTATGCGCAGTGATTGCGTTGGCTTTACGAAACTGCTGCGGAAGCTACACGAGTGAAACTCCTTCTACTTATATCAACATCATTCAATCCACACGAGATAACCCCATTTATGATAATACGATTGGCTGTTTCCTGAGAGTGGAACCGACTAAAATCAGTCTTGATGATAAGGCAACACTAACCAGTTTATCCCAACAAATACGTAACGCGATTATTGATACCAGTAACTATCAATATTGCTCAAACCTAGTAAAGCTTTGCTCTATTAGCTCGTTTAAGCCCAATAAGGTAGAAACTTTCTTTACTCAGCTAGTTACCCCAATCTATACAAAACTACTCAAGATACCCTCTATTTATCGGAAAATATTACAACGATGTGGCAGTCGGATGATCTCATTTAAACGAAATACAAAATTTCTTGTTAACCTCAATATCAGAGGTAATTTCGTTGAAACTTCTGATAGAAATTTGGAGTTATTTGGGCTTAATACGAAACAGATTAAAAACAATAATGATGATTTACTTGCAATAAATTATATCTTTGAAGCCAGTTTCATACGCGATGACAATCAGAACCTCCATTATTTAGTCATTTCAGCCAACTTAAACCCCACATTTCGTGAGAAAATTGTACAAGAGGTCATTCAGATCATGGAATCTATTGTATTTGAAAACAATTCACGTGAACTTATGCTAAAACATGAACATGTAGAACAATTTTTTTAG
- a CDS encoding 6-phosphofructokinase, whose protein sequence is MTIKNAIYAQSGGVTAVINASACAVIQTARKFPEHIGKVYAAKNGIIGALNEELIDTSLESDSDIAKLLQTPSGAFGSCRYKLKNDGEEYERLIEVFKAHNIGYFFYNGGGDSQDTAHKVSQIGSKMGYPITCIGIPKTVDNDLPFTDACPGFGSVAKYVAVSTREAGFDVASMAASSTKVFILEVMGRHAGWIAAASGLASQHPDEPPHIILLPEVPFQQGKFLNKVDECVKKYGYCVVVVSEGIRNTEGKFLSDAGIRDAFGHAQLGGVAPVIAQYIKTELNYKYHWAVADYLQRAARHIASKVDLDQAYALGKAAVEYAIKGHNAIMPIIIREQDEPYQWSIGHVQLADVANQEKAMPKHYITEDGMGITAECKQYLSPLIQGEAYPDYINGLPDYVRLKNQLVPKVLK, encoded by the coding sequence ATGACTATAAAAAATGCAATATATGCTCAATCAGGCGGTGTAACTGCGGTAATTAATGCCTCAGCTTGCGCCGTGATTCAAACTGCCAGGAAATTTCCAGAACATATTGGCAAAGTATATGCAGCCAAAAACGGGATTATTGGTGCCTTAAACGAAGAGCTTATTGATACATCACTAGAGAGTGACTCAGATATCGCGAAATTATTGCAAACGCCTTCTGGTGCATTTGGTTCTTGCCGCTATAAATTAAAAAATGATGGTGAAGAATACGAACGGTTAATTGAAGTTTTTAAAGCGCATAATATAGGATATTTTTTCTATAACGGCGGGGGGGATTCCCAAGATACCGCACATAAAGTATCGCAAATAGGCTCAAAAATGGGCTATCCGATTACATGCATTGGTATACCCAAAACGGTAGATAATGATCTTCCCTTTACTGATGCATGCCCCGGATTTGGTTCTGTAGCTAAATATGTTGCTGTTTCTACCCGAGAAGCAGGTTTTGATGTTGCCTCTATGGCTGCCTCATCAACAAAAGTCTTTATTCTAGAAGTAATGGGGCGTCATGCAGGATGGATTGCTGCTGCCAGTGGTTTGGCAAGCCAACACCCTGATGAACCACCTCACATTATTTTATTACCAGAGGTTCCTTTTCAACAAGGCAAATTCCTGAATAAAGTGGATGAATGCGTTAAAAAATATGGTTATTGCGTTGTTGTCGTTTCAGAGGGAATTCGTAACACGGAAGGTAAATTCTTAAGTGATGCAGGAATTCGTGACGCATTCGGTCATGCCCAATTAGGTGGCGTTGCACCAGTCATTGCTCAGTACATCAAAACGGAACTGAATTACAAATACCACTGGGCAGTGGCAGATTATTTACAACGTGCTGCCCGTCACATCGCTTCAAAAGTCGACCTCGATCAGGCTTATGCTCTGGGTAAGGCCGCGGTAGAATATGCCATCAAAGGCCATAATGCCATCATGCCAATCATCATTCGTGAACAAGATGAACCTTATCAATGGTCTATAGGCCACGTCCAATTGGCCGATGTTGCCAATCAAGAAAAAGCGATGCCCAAACATTATATTACAGAAGACGGAATGGGGATCACTGCTGAATGCAAACAGTATTTGTCACCACTAATTCAAGGTGAAGCTTATCCAGATTACATTAATGGATTGCCTGATTATGTTCGTTTAAAGAATCAATTAGTACCGAAAGTACTTAAATAA
- a CDS encoding serine hydrolase domain-containing protein, whose amino-acid sequence MKLKSQFLGLAFVAFFSPPMLYAANSDSSSSITNQLQKEIDNYYQQYSNKEKFTAIAASVLIPQNQMSSKKETHTVVHGTMGFPPLSQPITSSNLFDIGSITKSFTALILLQLQTEDKLSLDDHLGKWLPQYPHWKEVTLRQLLNMTSGIPNYSEDDEFSKKMEANLNRVWTDEELLKYAHPEKPLKKRQGNLFEYSNSNYILAAMVIEKITNDTFENQLKLRIINAKNGLNNSFYLAGPDGQAQGKAIEDRRVHGYFYDENKNKLIDTLTNDLSWAAAAGAIVANTEDVVRWVQQLYHGTLVKPIYRERILAELESVVSMKTGQPIAQVSEEDPHGFGLGVGYLYDKELKQRFWVYKGSTLGFRVMYFWQPCNNVTTVVALNSKGGEGNPDSKLGDEIIKANLGLYKVILKNYPELQCIS is encoded by the coding sequence ATGAAATTAAAATCACAGTTCTTAGGATTAGCCTTTGTGGCTTTTTTCTCTCCACCCATGCTTTATGCTGCTAACTCTGACTCATCTTCAAGTATCACAAATCAATTACAGAAAGAGATTGATAACTATTATCAGCAATACAGTAACAAGGAAAAGTTTACAGCGATTGCCGCATCGGTCCTGATTCCTCAAAATCAAATGAGCTCTAAAAAAGAAACCCATACGGTGGTACACGGTACTATGGGATTCCCTCCCTTATCTCAACCAATTACCTCAAGCAATTTGTTTGATATTGGCAGTATTACCAAATCATTTACTGCGCTTATCCTTTTGCAATTGCAGACAGAAGATAAATTGTCTCTAGATGACCATTTGGGAAAATGGTTACCTCAATATCCTCATTGGAAAGAGGTTACTTTAAGACAATTATTGAATATGACCAGTGGCATTCCAAATTATTCAGAAGATGATGAGTTTTCCAAAAAAATGGAAGCCAATTTAAATCGAGTTTGGACGGATGAAGAGTTACTTAAATACGCTCACCCGGAAAAACCGCTTAAAAAGAGGCAGGGAAATCTTTTTGAATATTCAAATTCCAATTACATCCTTGCCGCCATGGTTATCGAAAAAATAACCAATGATACCTTTGAAAATCAATTAAAATTGCGGATTATCAATGCAAAAAATGGATTGAATAATTCATTTTATCTTGCAGGTCCTGATGGTCAAGCGCAAGGAAAAGCCATTGAAGATCGCCGAGTCCATGGATATTTTTATGATGAGAATAAGAATAAATTAATTGATACATTAACTAATGATTTATCTTGGGCGGCTGCTGCCGGTGCAATCGTCGCAAATACGGAAGATGTCGTTCGCTGGGTACAACAGCTTTATCATGGAACATTGGTTAAGCCTATTTATAGAGAGCGGATTTTGGCTGAATTAGAGTCCGTTGTTTCTATGAAAACAGGACAACCTATTGCTCAAGTCTCAGAAGAAGATCCTCATGGATTTGGTTTAGGAGTAGGGTATCTTTATGATAAAGAACTCAAACAACGTTTTTGGGTTTATAAGGGGAGTACATTAGGATTTCGCGTCATGTATTTTTGGCAGCCTTGCAATAATGTAACAACCGTGGTTGCTTTAAATAGTAAAGGCGGTGAAGGCAATCCAGATTCTAAATTAGGCGATGAGATTATTAAAGCGAACCTAGGTTTATATAAGGTCATTTTAAAAAATTATCCTGAACTCCAGTGTATTTCTTAG
- the gstA gene encoding glutathione transferase GstA yields the protein MKLYYAKSACSLAVRIVLNELGIDFQDEEVDLKAKKTRSDENYLSINPKGAVPALYLDNGDLLTENQVILQYLADKTPGQKLLPAVGDLKRYHTLEWINYVATELHKTIGMFFHPNLNEETKKIFMSIINTRMKYVNEHLAKGPYLMGDDFSLADAYLFVITRWAYHFKMDLSAYKHLEQFMKVVAKRPAVVTSLQQEKL from the coding sequence ATGAAACTTTATTATGCCAAATCAGCATGTTCTTTAGCAGTACGTATTGTTCTTAATGAGTTAGGAATCGATTTTCAAGATGAAGAAGTCGATTTAAAGGCAAAAAAGACACGTTCAGATGAAAATTATTTATCGATTAATCCTAAAGGTGCGGTACCAGCACTTTACCTGGATAACGGTGATTTGTTGACAGAAAATCAGGTTATTTTGCAATATTTAGCGGATAAAACACCCGGCCAAAAGCTTTTACCCGCAGTGGGAGACTTAAAAAGATACCACACCCTCGAGTGGATAAATTATGTTGCTACTGAATTACATAAAACTATAGGCATGTTCTTTCATCCCAATCTTAATGAAGAAACAAAAAAAATTTTTATGTCCATAATCAATACTCGAATGAAGTATGTTAATGAGCATCTTGCAAAGGGGCCGTACTTGATGGGGGATGACTTTTCTTTGGCGGATGCTTATTTATTTGTCATAACCAGATGGGCGTATCATTTTAAAATGGATCTTTCAGCCTATAAACATTTAGAACAATTTATGAAAGTCGTTGCAAAACGCCCTGCTGTGGTGACTTCGTTACAACAAGAAAAATTGTAA
- the letS gene encoding two-component system sensor histidine kinase LetS — translation MKSIGIKYQLRITTLIPAFLVALLLAIFYNGLFGNDLKQHMSRLGEAYIRQLLPAAQYAMLRRDDRTLQGLINASTINPEVKALAFYSSDGQLLAYRGGKHSLNKPFNPPKFTGDYIESKQINPFTINFIAPVTIPKFNLYSNSSFKNILSPMATRADDILGWLSIDIDTRSMIIKRYQMLIVTIFITLFGLLMGLTIHYFLSKRIYLPISRLRRSMKQILRNEFETEIKTTSPGELGIIEQGCAHLQKKYLETIRDLNQHIEIATEDLQQSLELLEEKNIELSLEKKKIEEKSRQKSEFIANMSHEIRTPMNGVIGFTNVLLESKLDPLQLDYVKTIKASAQDLLGIINDILDFSKIDAGKLHLDCIPLNIRHCIDEVLTLAAPNAHKKGIDLIPITDVSVPKIVLGDPFRIKQFITNLVTNAVKFTDHGYVLVRTKVEQETDKDYTLCITITDTGLGISPEDQSKLFTAFNQADTSITRRYGGSGLGLVICKKLCEEMHGRISFTSELNKGSSFTAQVKVEKLVAYEIEKNQIHPFAHFKMLCFDDNSLHLEALCNGLGYWGIQCIPVNSFNRLASALENNKDCNIAFLNINKGYEQKIAKIIAEHNYFPYVLISKWLINDYTALGAQGFLYKPISIQKLQDVIESLTSQENIEKPVNHELDGLREQLRFMHPDLLIAEDNPVNKMLLDSLLGTHANMTAVDDGEMAVSACNDKKYDLILLDLQMPKVNGLEAARLIRQKSQLNRHTPIVLISANGSDVNSIDLKKSGVDFCLQKPVDEKQLLTQILRITDKAKHAAIDWQLCVQKVSGNQALAEEFLSRFVEELHKNREEFIQLMHDKNIKKIGEAAHKLHGACCFSGVPTLQKKVVQVEKLAAHAASIEELATPFAELIQSIDAVINEYEHQKVRI, via the coding sequence TTGAAAAGCATAGGTATCAAGTATCAACTGAGAATTACCACCCTAATTCCAGCCTTTTTAGTCGCCCTGCTTCTCGCTATTTTTTATAATGGACTGTTTGGTAATGATTTAAAACAGCACATGTCCCGTCTGGGCGAAGCATACATCCGTCAATTACTTCCTGCAGCACAATACGCCATGCTTCGACGTGACGATCGCACGTTGCAAGGGTTAATTAATGCATCCACAATCAATCCAGAGGTCAAGGCCCTCGCTTTTTACAGTAGTGACGGACAACTGCTGGCTTACCGCGGCGGCAAACATTCTCTGAATAAACCTTTCAATCCTCCTAAATTTACGGGGGATTATATTGAAAGTAAGCAAATTAATCCTTTTACCATTAACTTCATCGCACCCGTTACTATCCCTAAATTCAATCTTTATTCCAATTCGTCTTTTAAGAACATCCTCAGCCCAATGGCCACTCGTGCCGATGATATTTTAGGTTGGTTATCCATTGACATCGATACTCGCTCGATGATCATCAAACGTTATCAAATGCTCATAGTAACCATTTTTATTACTCTTTTTGGTTTGCTCATGGGATTGACCATCCACTACTTTCTCTCTAAGCGGATTTATCTACCCATTTCCCGTTTACGTCGGAGCATGAAACAAATTTTACGCAATGAGTTCGAAACAGAAATCAAAACAACGAGCCCAGGTGAACTCGGCATCATTGAGCAAGGATGTGCCCATTTGCAAAAAAAATACCTCGAAACAATACGCGACTTAAATCAACATATCGAAATCGCCACTGAAGATTTACAGCAAAGTCTTGAACTGTTAGAAGAAAAAAATATTGAGCTTTCGCTTGAGAAGAAAAAAATAGAAGAGAAAAGTCGACAAAAATCAGAATTTATTGCCAATATGAGTCATGAAATCCGCACACCAATGAATGGTGTTATTGGCTTTACTAATGTTTTATTGGAAAGCAAGCTTGATCCCCTGCAATTAGATTATGTAAAAACAATCAAAGCTTCTGCACAAGACTTGTTAGGAATTATTAATGATATCCTCGATTTCTCTAAAATTGATGCGGGAAAACTTCACCTCGATTGCATCCCCTTAAATATCCGTCATTGTATCGATGAAGTGCTTACCCTTGCAGCACCAAATGCTCATAAAAAAGGGATTGATTTAATCCCAATAACCGATGTAAGTGTACCTAAAATTGTTTTAGGTGATCCCTTTAGAATCAAACAATTTATCACCAATCTTGTGACTAATGCGGTTAAATTTACCGATCATGGTTATGTATTGGTCCGCACTAAAGTAGAACAAGAAACAGATAAAGATTACACTTTATGCATCACAATCACTGATACTGGCTTAGGTATTTCACCAGAGGATCAAAGTAAATTATTTACTGCATTTAACCAGGCCGATACAAGCATTACTCGTCGTTATGGCGGTTCAGGCCTAGGATTAGTCATTTGTAAAAAACTCTGTGAAGAAATGCATGGACGTATTAGCTTTACCAGCGAGCTCAATAAAGGTTCTAGCTTCACTGCTCAGGTGAAAGTTGAAAAGTTAGTTGCCTATGAAATAGAAAAAAATCAAATACACCCCTTCGCGCATTTTAAAATGTTATGCTTTGATGATAATTCGCTCCATTTGGAAGCACTATGCAATGGCTTAGGTTATTGGGGAATTCAATGTATTCCGGTCAATTCGTTTAACCGTCTTGCGAGTGCTCTTGAGAATAACAAAGACTGTAATATTGCTTTTCTCAATATCAACAAAGGTTATGAACAAAAGATAGCCAAAATCATTGCCGAACATAACTATTTTCCATACGTGCTCATTTCCAAATGGCTTATTAATGATTACACAGCACTTGGAGCCCAGGGCTTTCTATATAAACCCATCAGCATTCAAAAACTTCAAGATGTTATTGAATCCCTCACTAGCCAAGAGAACATTGAAAAACCGGTCAATCATGAATTGGATGGTTTAAGAGAACAATTACGTTTTATGCACCCTGATTTACTCATTGCTGAAGACAATCCAGTAAACAAAATGCTTCTGGACTCTTTATTGGGCACTCATGCAAATATGACTGCAGTTGATGACGGTGAAATGGCGGTATCGGCGTGTAATGACAAAAAATACGACCTCATTTTGCTCGATTTGCAGATGCCTAAAGTCAATGGATTAGAGGCAGCTCGACTCATTCGACAAAAATCACAACTTAACCGCCATACTCCTATAGTTTTAATTAGTGCGAATGGCAGCGATGTGAATAGCATTGATTTAAAAAAATCAGGTGTGGATTTTTGCTTGCAAAAACCTGTAGATGAAAAACAATTACTGACCCAAATCCTGCGGATTACCGATAAAGCTAAACATGCAGCAATTGATTGGCAATTATGTGTGCAAAAAGTATCTGGAAATCAAGCACTTGCCGAAGAGTTTCTTAGCCGATTTGTAGAGGAATTACATAAAAATCGTGAAGAATTTATCCAATTAATGCATGATAAAAATATTAAAAAAATAGGCGAGGCAGCACATAAACTGCATGGAGCATGTTGTTTTTCTGGAGTGCCAACGCTACAGAAAAAAGTAGTCCAGGTAGAAAAACTGGCGGCACATGCCGCTTCAATTGAAGAGCTCGCCACCCCTTTTGCCGAATTAATTCAAAGCATTGATGCTGTAATTAATGAATATGAACATCAAAAAGTACGAATTTAA
- the gltX gene encoding glutamate--tRNA ligase, translated as MTVRTRFAPSPTGFLHVGGVRTALFSWLYAKRHHGQFILRIEDTDQERSTKESVQAILDGMSWLGMDYDEGPFYQTERYDRYNQVAQQFLNEGKAYRCECSKERLEALRTAQLAAKEKPRYDGHCRDKNLPFSDKPYVIRFKNPEQGTVSFHDEVYGEIHVANSELDDLILVRSDGHPTYNFAVVIDDIDMKITHVIRGDDHINNTPRQINLFQALNAPIPVFAHLPMILGEDGKRLSKRHGAVSVLQFKELGVLPHALLNYLVRLGWSYGDQEIFSINEMIECFELKNVSRGVSSFNYEKLYWLNQHYQKNDSAEAVAESLRWHFEQSGIDLTKGPKLTDLVAIQAERCKTLAEMCQMSLYFFTDSIEYDEAAVKKHLRPVILEPLTALYERLQTVETWEKDHLQECINDISAQFDINMGKIAQPLRVAVTGSGMSPSIDMTLTLLGREKVLTRLKNALEQLKIRAQANS; from the coding sequence ATGACAGTTAGAACCCGATTTGCACCAAGCCCAACTGGTTTTTTACATGTGGGCGGAGTGAGAACTGCTTTATTTTCATGGCTTTATGCAAAGCGCCATCACGGTCAGTTCATTTTACGCATAGAAGATACGGATCAAGAACGTTCTACTAAGGAATCGGTACAAGCTATCCTGGATGGTATGTCTTGGTTAGGTATGGATTATGACGAAGGCCCCTTTTATCAAACAGAACGTTATGATCGATACAACCAAGTAGCACAACAATTTTTGAATGAGGGTAAGGCTTATCGTTGCGAGTGCAGCAAAGAACGTCTGGAGGCGTTACGCACCGCACAATTAGCTGCCAAAGAAAAGCCCCGTTATGATGGCCATTGTCGAGATAAGAACTTACCCTTTTCGGATAAGCCTTATGTAATCCGTTTTAAAAATCCTGAACAAGGTACTGTCTCATTTCATGATGAAGTATATGGAGAAATCCATGTGGCGAATAGTGAGTTAGATGATTTGATTCTTGTACGTTCTGATGGCCACCCAACTTATAATTTTGCTGTGGTTATTGATGATATCGATATGAAAATAACCCATGTAATTCGAGGTGATGATCATATTAACAACACCCCAAGACAAATCAACTTGTTTCAAGCGCTTAATGCTCCCATTCCAGTATTCGCTCATTTACCCATGATCTTAGGTGAAGATGGCAAGCGTTTATCCAAAAGACACGGTGCGGTCAGTGTGTTGCAATTTAAAGAGTTAGGGGTTTTACCACACGCATTACTCAATTATTTAGTGCGTTTAGGTTGGTCTTATGGCGATCAGGAAATCTTCAGTATCAATGAAATGATTGAATGTTTTGAATTAAAAAACGTGAGTCGGGGTGTTTCAAGTTTTAACTATGAAAAGTTATATTGGCTTAATCAACATTATCAAAAAAATGATTCAGCTGAGGCGGTAGCTGAATCATTGCGTTGGCATTTTGAACAATCGGGCATTGATCTGACTAAGGGGCCAAAATTAACTGATTTAGTGGCAATTCAGGCTGAGCGATGTAAGACTTTAGCTGAAATGTGCCAAATGAGTTTATATTTTTTTACTGATTCAATTGAATATGATGAAGCCGCTGTGAAAAAACATTTGCGCCCAGTCATCTTGGAGCCTTTGACGGCACTTTATGAGCGTTTACAAACAGTGGAGACTTGGGAAAAGGATCATTTGCAAGAATGCATTAATGACATCAGCGCGCAATTTGATATCAATATGGGGAAAATCGCACAGCCATTAAGGGTTGCTGTAACCGGTTCGGGCATGTCACCATCAATTGATATGACCTTGACTTTATTAGGTAGAGAAAAAGTATTAACTCGTCTGAAAAATGCTTTAGAACAATTGAAAATTAGAGCTCAAGCCAATAGTTGA